Within Saccharomonospora cyanea NA-134, the genomic segment GCCGGGCGAGGATCCGAACCGAGGAGCGTGCCGAGATCGCCGCCCACCTGCACGACTCGGTGTTGCAGACGCTGGCGCTGATCCAGAAACAGGCCGACATGCCGCGTGAGGTGGCGAGGCTGGCCCGTAGCCAGGAGCGGCAGTTGCGGCAGTGGCTGTACGGGCCGTCCGGATACGGGACGAAGCGGAACTCGGGGGAGGGGCAGCGCGAGGTCACGAGTCTCTCCGAGGCACTGGCCACGGCCTGCGGTGAGGTGGAGGACACCTTCGCGATCTCGGTGCAGCAGGTGGTCGTCGGCGGTGAGGTCGAGGTCGACGAACGGCTGGGCGCTCTGATCCAGGCGGCTCGCGAGGCGATCGTGAACGCGGCCAAGCACGCGGAGGTCGAGGAGGTCAGCGTGTACGCGGAGGTCGAGAGCGACGCGGTGACCGTGTTCGTGCGCGACCGGGGTCGGGGCTTCGACCCCGACGCCGTTCCGGCGGACCGGCATGGCCTCGCGGACTCCATCCGGGGCAGGATGGAACGCAACGGTGGCAAGTGTCGGCTGCGTACCGCGCCGGGCGAGGGCACCGAGGTGCAGTTGGAGATGCCGCGCAGGTCCGCGGACAGGAGCGCGCAGGGGGCGATGTGACCACAGACGAGCAGCAGAAACGACCCGTGACGGTGTTTCTCGTCGACGACCACGCTCTGTTCCGGGCAGGTGCCCGCACCGAGCTGGAGTCGGTGAGCGACGAGGTCCGGGTGGTCGGCGAGGCCGGCTCCGTGGGCGAGGCGGTGGCCGGTATCCGCCGGGCGCGGCCGCAGGTGGTGTTGCTCGACGTCCACATGCCCGACGGCGGTGGGGCCGAGGTGCTGCGCAAGGTGCGGCCGGAGCTGCCCGACGTGGTGTTCCTCGCGTTGTCGGTGTCCGACGCGGCCGAGGACGTGATCGCGGTGATCCGAGCGGGCGCGCGCGGGTACGTCACCAAGACGATCTCATCACGTGAGCTGGTGCGCGCGGTGCTTCGGGTGGCCGACGGCGACGCGGTGTTCTCGCCGCGCCTCGCCGGATTCGTGCTCGACGCGTTCGCCGACCGTCCGGGCGCCGAGCCCATCAACGACCCCGACCTCGACCTGCTCACCCCGAGGGAACGCGACGTGTTGCGACTGCTCGCGCGCGGCTACGCGTACAAGGAGATCGCCTCGGAGTTGTTCATCTCGGTGAAGACCGTGGAGACCCACGTGTCCAGCGTGTTGCGCAAGACGCAGCTGTCCAACCGCTACGAGCTCTCGCGCTGGGCCTCCGACCGGCGGCTCGTCTGACCCCAGCGCGGCACGAGCACGGCCAGGGCCAGCGCGCCGAGGACCCCGAGGCCGGCCGACGCCACGCCCGTCGACTGACCGGGCGGGCTCCAGTCCAACGTCAGCACACCGGTGTTCGTGCCCTCGGGCAGCGTCACGGTGACCAACCCGGCCGGTGACGGTTCCACCGGTACGTCGACGCCGTTCACGGTGGCGTGGTAGCCGGGCCAGGCCAGGCGTGCGAACACGAGCCGGTGCTCGCGTGCCGGGTCGGTGGTGGCGAAGTGCACGGTCTCCCCGGTCGCGCCCGTGGCGTTGTGGACGGTGGCGGCGTCGGTGACGTCCAGCCCCGGTGACGCCCATGTCAGCGTCGAGTCCGGCCACCGCAGCGGTGCCTCGCGCCGCAGCACGGTCACCACCTCGTCGCGTTCGCGCACCCGCCAGCCCTCGGGCGGCTGTGCCGTGCGGGCCTCGGGCACGAGTGCGTGCTGCACCACCACCGTGGTGACGCCGAGCAGGTCCGCCAGCGGAG encodes:
- a CDS encoding response regulator, translated to MTTDEQQKRPVTVFLVDDHALFRAGARTELESVSDEVRVVGEAGSVGEAVAGIRRARPQVVLLDVHMPDGGGAEVLRKVRPELPDVVFLALSVSDAAEDVIAVIRAGARGYVTKTISSRELVRAVLRVADGDAVFSPRLAGFVLDAFADRPGAEPINDPDLDLLTPRERDVLRLLARGYAYKEIASELFISVKTVETHVSSVLRKTQLSNRYELSRWASDRRLV